The Ochotona princeps isolate mOchPri1 chromosome 17, mOchPri1.hap1, whole genome shotgun sequence genome segment CATCCCGGTGCTGTTCAACGAGTCCACCATGGCGCAGCTCAACGGCGAGCTGCAAGCGCTGACCGagaagaagctgctggaattGGGCGTGAAGCCGCATCCGCGCGCCTGGTTCGTGTCCCTGGACGGGCGCTCCAATTCACAAGTGCGCCACTCCTACATCGACCTGCAGGCGGGCGGTGGCGGCGGCCGCAGCACCGACGCCAGCCTGGACTCGGGCGTCGATGTGCACGAAGCCCGGCCCGCGCGCCGGCGAGCCCCGCGGGAGGAGCGGGAGCGTGGGCAGGCCGCTGCCGCGCCACCGCCGTCCCTGCCGCCCGCGCCTCCGCGCCTGGCGCTCAGTGAGGACACGGAGCCGAGCAGCAGCGAGAGCCGCACGGGCCTCTGCTCCCCGGAGGACAACTCCCTGACGCCGCTGCTGGACGAGGTGGCGGCGCCCGAGGGTCGCGCGGCCACCGTGCCGCGGGGCCGGGGCCGCAGCCGTGGGGACAGTTCCCGCAGCAGCGCCAGCGAACTGCGGCGTGACTCGCTCACCAGCCCGGAGGACGAGCTGGGGGCCGAGGCGGGTGACGAAGCGGGCGACAAGAAGAGCCCGTGGCAGCGGCGCGAGGAGCGGCCGCTCATGGTGTTCAACGTCAAGTAGCGCCGGGCCCACCCCCACCGCCACCGGGGTAGCTGCCTCCCCAGCCGGTGGAGCTGTTCTGTGGTATGTGTCTCGGGATGGGGCCCGGGGCGGCTTCCAGGAGCCCCAGGGAGGTGGGAGGGCTGACACCTGCACTGGAGGTGTGGGCGGAGGGCTGGGTGGGGGTGCAGTGCCTCTCCACTGGGGGCTGTACATAGCAGGCTCTGTGGGGAACAGCAGGTGGGGCGGCCTGGGCCTCAGCTGCTCTTGTGAGGgctaggaagggagggggcgtCCTCTGTGGACccctgggaggggagggtgcTGCTCGCTCAAGACCAGCCCACCTCTGGGCTTGGCTGcccccagggctgctgtgtgggtgagctctggggacttggggttaATGTTGATGGGGCCGCCACAGGGGACCGCAAATACAAAACTGGTGAGGTTAGCTCGTGTCTCTCTCTgccaggtgggggaggagggaaaggagggtGGGGGCTGACAAGACCCTTGCCAAGGAGCTAGGCAGGGTGACCCATTCGGATGCTGGTAAGAAAGTGTACAAACTTTATTGAAgcacacacatctacacacacacacacgcacacacacccctgtggATAAGGGACAGCACCTGACCACAGGGTGGACAGAAACTGGGAGTGGGGAGCATGGCAGCTTGTAAGGTGGCTTCTGCCCCAGCCCCTTTCCTCCCTATACCCCTTCTGCTGGGGAAGGTCTGAGCTAGAGGTCTCTCTCCAGTGCCAGGGTGATGGGCACTggatggtggggaggggagcctgaGCGGTGGGCACCCTCTGGAAGGGCCCTGGGGAATGCTGTGTCTTTCCTGACTTCGGCCCCACTTCACAGCAGCTGCTTGGGAGTCGGGTCCCTCAGGTGCATGTCCCAGCGTGGGGACTCCCTGCGCAAACACTTGGTGCCCTTGCTTGAGCAGCGGTAGCCGGCAGGACAGCAGTGGCGCCGGTCTGCACAGCAGGAGCCCTGGATGGGTGGAGGAGAGTGAGAGGGTTAGAGGCAGCTGGAGCTGGCTGGTGCCCACACAGCCAGCCCCAGCGTGGACGTGGCACTGACCTGGCGGTAGGGGCAGCAGGCCCAGCCCCCTAGGCTGTCTCGGCAGCAGGTCTGGTTATTGTGGCAGTAGCGTCCTGCACCACACTCCACATCCCCGGCACCCTCACGGGGACCGGCCAACAGGTGGGCCGCTGGTTGGATGGAGTCCACTTCCTTCTCACAGGAGCGGGCCTTCACGTTGCACGTGTAGCCAGCAGGGCAACAGTGCTGGTGGTCCTCACAGCAAACGGCCTGGTCGCAACAGTGGCATTAACATTCCTGTCCCCCTCCTCCAGGCACCATGGCTTCCCCATCCTGGGATGGGCAGGTGGACACTCACATGGGGCAGCTGACAGCAGGCCCAGCCTCCACCAAGGCTTGGGCAGCAGGTCTGGCCCACCGGGCAGCTGGTGTGCTGGTCACAGCCAATGTCCCTGGGCCGGTGGGCTGGGGGAGCCTGGCGGGCAGGTGTTTTTGGCAGGGTGGCTGCTGTAGTGGCATTCTGCCACTGACACCGCCCATCGGCCGTGCACGTGTGGCCCCGCGGGCAGCAGTGGTGCTGGTCCTGGCAGCAAACTGCCTGCAGAGTGGGCAGAAAGGGTAATCCAGGGTTGCTTCCCTGTCTACCCCCAGCCCTCCTGTGCCACTCACAGCCCGTCCAGTTGGGGGACACTCGCAGAGCTGGGTGTCACCGCCTCGCCCAGGCCAAGAGCTTGTCccttccctggccctgccctaTGCCCATGCTGGGAGATCATGTTACCTCTGGGACAGGacagcagccccactgcccagatgcacgtgggcagcaggtgctggaggtggggcagctggtgAGGGGGTCACAGGTGACTTTGACTTCACTGCTCAGGGCTCGTGGGGCTGGCAGGCTCAAGGAAGCTGGCACCTTCTCCAtccatggcacctgctggagcCCCAGTTCACAGGTGCCCTTCTCTGTATGACACTTAAACCCCTCCGGGCAGCAGTGTATGTGGTCCTCACAGCACACCGCCTGTAGTGAATGGGGAAGGGCCAGCAATGACGGGCACCGAGGTGACTGTGccccccagcccagtccagcccctcGGGCACACCCAGGTACCTGCGAGAAAGGAcagcagccccaggctcctgagGCTAGACGGCAGCAGGTGTAGCCATCTGGGCAGCTCACCTCCATATCACACTTCACGTCCTGCACTGTGTAGCAGGCCCAGGGCAGGTTAGCAGTGACTCTGGGGACCCTTACAGTGCCCACCCTTGCCAGCAGCACAGATAACATCATCCCACAGTGGTCCTCAGGCAAAGCCCGGTGTGGAGCTAAGGGGATTACACCTGCCTGGCCTCTGTGCCACCACAGCATCCCACCCCCTTCTCTGCTCCCAAGtgcaggggcctggggcctggggcctgggtggGCCTCTGGTACCTGTGTGTGCTGGCAGCTTGGTGAGGAGGTCTGTAGTGTTCTCCTTGGAAATGCACTTACTCCGGATCAGGTCGCAAGTGGTGTCCTGGGGACAGCAGTGCTGGTGATCGGAGCAGCAGATGGCCTGGGTGGAGATGGGGGGGTGTGACTTCAAGGCTGCCAGCTGGAACTGAGCACAGCGAGCTGCCAAGCTGAGGGCTGGCACTGCCCTCAGTCCCCCACTAGGAGGCAGCACGAGTCCTGCATCCCTTGGAAccagccagcccagctccagctgtggtagAGACCCCAGTAGGTTGCCTGTGCAGCCAGGTGGCTGTGGGCACACAAAGCCAGCACGCAGGCCCCAGCCCCTCACTCACATTGGGCATTGGGCAGCAGCCGTACTTTCCACTGGGCAGCTCACAGCAGGTGGAGTTATCAGGGCATAGGGAGTGCCCATCAGGGCATGTGACAGAGGTGGGCAGAGCCATTAATGCcactggagaaagagaaggaggaggtgtgagggaggGGTGCCTGTTCCAGCAGGGCCCCACGCTGTGCTCCCACTGCCTCTCACCTGGCCTGTTAGTCCTCCGCGCAGGTATCTTCTTGGCCAGAGGCTGGGTGCCGGTGGCCATGATGCAGCGGGTGTGGACCAGGTCGCAGATGGCACCATGGGGACAGCAGTGCACTCTGTCCTCGCAGCAAGAAGCCTGCGGGGGGGAGGGACGGTGTCCTGATTTGTGTCTGCCCCCCCGCCCACCACCACCTGCACCCgcccccacctcccagccctgtACCTCTGGCATGGGGCAGCACCCCCAGGACCCGTCCACCATGACGCAGCACGTGGAGGAGTCGGGACATTCGAACTGGCTCCCAGGGCACTGGACGGCACCCACGGAGGTGGTCTCTGTGGGCGGGGATTCCACCAGGCCCGTCAGTAAAGGGGCCTCCCCATCAGTGACAAGCAGGTGCAGGCCCAGTGATCACCAGCAAAATGACATGGGGTGGGGGCATCTACTGAGAGCAGCTGCCACagctctgcctctccccaccctgccaggAGCCCCATGATCTGCTGCCCAGAGCCCAAGGCCTGCCTAGCACAGATGCCATATTGTGAGGGCACCTTGGGCTCTGCATGCTGCCAGCCCACCTGCTCACCTGCCCTTGCCTCACCCGCCCCTCCCCGGCCGTACCTGACTGTTGGAAGCAAGCCTGCCCGTCAGCACTGCAGTGGAAGCCCCGGGGACAGCAGTGGCGGCCATCCCCACATGACACAGCCTGTATGGAACAGAGATCCCGCGTTGGTCCAGCCCTTGGATGGACCCAGGGGAAGGAGAGGCCACATGGGCAAGTGGACATGCAGCTCAAAGCCCCTCCACTAAGTTCACGTCCCCCTCACCTCTGGGAACGGGCAGCAACTGGAAGTGCCTGAGATAGTGAGGACACAGGAGTGGCCGTAGGCACAGTGGGCACCAATCTGGCAATGTCTGCCCAGACGCTCACTCAGCATCCTGGCTGATGTGTCCTGGGAAAGGCGAGAAGCATGTAAGCCAGAGAACTCCTGCTTGCCTCAGGAAAGCCCGGGCCGCCCATTCTTACTCACAGGCACGGGGCTGCAGCAGCTGTAGTTGGCTCTTCCTCCTGGGTCCAGACAGCAGGCCACAGGACAGTGCTGACCATCTGGGCACCGGGTTCCAGCTACCAGCCCTGCCAACAAGGCCACCCAACTCACCAGGGCCCACATGATATGCCTGTGAAACACCAAGGGGGCAGTTGTCAGCTGGTTGAAGTCCGTGATGTTTCTCCTGCAACTCACTCGATCAGCCCCAGGTCAGAGTCCAGGCCTGGGACACCTTAAGCCTCCCTAGTAACTCTGTCCACAGAGGCAAATTGGTGGTGGAGAGTCCACTTCTTGCATGTATCCAACACGTATGTATCACACATGTGCCAAGTATGATAACCCCTGGACATGAGCACGAGGTGCATCTCTGTGGTTCATGAGATTCAGTGTGAGTTTTGTGGGTCTGACAGGGGTTGGGGGGACATGGGCCACCTCGCGATTTGGGGAAGTTCAAGAGCTggagaggaagacaggcctgggttACAGGAAGCAGTTCTCCTCTGGGAAGAGCCAGGGTTCCCCCTTTTTATCCCCCACCCCTGTACCTCTTGGTTCAATCCCAGAACCACACTTGCACCCTGCTAAGGTCCTGTAGGGAGGGAGTGGTCACCGCCCCCCAAGGAAACCACACAGGGTTGAGAAAGTGGTGTAAAAGGAAGTAGTAACCTGTTGAGATTAGGGTGTCTGCCCCAGGGGTCCACCACATCCCACCCACAACAGAGACTCGCCCTCCCCCATCCCAGATGAGCCACAGACACCCCTGGGTCAGCCTTTGAGAACCCTGTGCTCTGAGCACAACCCCCTCCAACACCACCAAGGACACCTGCAGGCTCCCCAAACACGCCAGCTGACACCCCACCTCGCCTTCTCTCTTGAAAATGAAACAGCCACAAGCCTTGTGCGTGCATCCAGCACTGCCTGAGTCAGCAGGAGGAACTGAGCCTTGAGCCCCCAGGGGAAGCTGCCTCTCACAGCCCACCCCAGCagtccccacacacacacaccaggggagCCCCTGGGGAAAGCCACCTCTCATTGCCCACCCTGCTCCAGTACCCTCGGGCAAGCCCCTGGGGGGAAGTCACTCTCACAGCCCACCCTGATCAGTTCCCCCTCCCAACCCCAAGATGAGCCCATGGGGGGAAGTCACCTCTTGCTTACCCACCCTGTTCAGTCCGAGTGGGTCAACCCCACAGGTGCTGCCCTGCCCCAAGCTGACTGCCCGTCAGCTTGCCTTCCTGtctgccagaagccagggacttcattCTCCCTGGCATATTCCTTTGTGATAATCTTCCCAATTGGTGATAATGACCTTTAGCCTCAGGAGCACACTGAAGCTCTGAGACACAAAGCCTAGCATGCATGTCCTGTGTCAGGTGGGCCTAAGGGTGGGCCGGCCCTGCCCAGGAGCAGACCTCAAGCTGCAGGCACGCAGAGGCCTGAGGTCCAGGCAAAGGCAGGGACCCAAAGTATTTCTGGCCAGGATGGACAGAGGTGGAACTTGCACTTGTATGTGGCTCCTATGCCTATATTTGCACCCACTGTGAAGGCCTCAGATGTCCCTGCCCGTCTGGGTGGCCATaatggggggggggcaggaaatcccagggcccagTCACTCCAATTCTATAAGCCTCTCCTCAATGCTTCCCTGCCCCTCACATATACCTAGGACACCCCCAGAGGCCATCCCCTAGCCCATGCCCCTGCACTTGGCCCCCACCCTGGAGCTCGGAGGCCCAATCCCTgcgcccccaccccctgcacctgcttcttCCCCTCCAACCACAGTGCTGCGCAGGCTTCTAGGAAAGGTTCCTTGCAGCTGAGAAGTGTCTGCTGCATCGTCCTCGCTGCCTAGCCCAAGGTGGGGGGGCGCAGGGTACATACCTAGTGCACACTGGCAAAGCCCCAGAAATGCCAGACGGCCCCGGGGGTGGCGTTTCACCTCGCCCTACACTGCCCAACAGCTCTACAAGACAGGAGCCTCCACAAGCCCCTAACATCTTCCGCTAGGTGGCACCTCCAACTCCGAGTGTCAAGGGGGCAgaaaatcccccccccccaaaaagatGAGTACCCTTAGCACAGAAGGCGCAGGACAAAGTGGTGGGGAGTGGCAGAAGTTGGCTGGTGCCCAAGCCCCCAGAAGCGGAAGTTAAGGAAGGGCTAGGGGCTCAGTCACCTGTACCCAGTCCCGTTCCCAATCCCTCTGGGCTCCGGGACCAGGGGCAGACAGGTGTTCTACCCACCAGGTCGCCGCAGGGACCAGCTATCACCGCCACCACAGGGGGCAAGAGCCGACACCTGCCAacagagggtggggcagcctcgaGAATCGGGCCTGGGAGAAGAACGAGGGCTGCAGCTTCCCGGGATTCTGAGGAGGCAGACAAACCCCTTCTAGAAGCGGGGACGTCCGCAGCGATTGCTTGCACCTCCCCCAACCCCGCATCCCCTcccctgcatgggaaaccccTACAGGAGTTTCTACAAGCGGGTCCTCTCCCGTCCCGGGGCTGAGACGCCTGAGGAGCCTTCAGCCTACATCCCCGGCAGGGCCTTTAAGAAGGGAGAGAAGTTTGCACCGCCGTCCTCCTACCTGCGTCCGCGCTCCTCGGGGTAGCAGCCGCAGGTCGGCTCGCGGACTACGACCCTTCTGCACGCCGGCCCGCCCACCTCGGTTTCCATTGGCCAGGGGGGCGAGGTGCCGCAGTCCTATTGGTTACTTGTCGACGTAAAGGCGGGGCTAGCCTGGAAGGCTGTGTTTCTTTCCTACTCGGTTTCGTCTCCTCCtcccctgcttctctttctccccaCACCCCATTTTCTCGGGATCATGTGATTGGGGAATCATATGACGCCTCGGGCCCGGGAGGCCGCTGCTAACCTCGCCCTGGGCCCCGTGCAGCAGGCGCCTGAGGGAGTTGGCTGAAGGCGGAGCCCGAGAGACCGGGGACTAGTGACCCTCGGCGGCGGGTTCAAGGGCGTCCGCGGACGCGGGGTTGCGGCCCTCCGCGGGTTGCCCTTCGCCATTCTGTTCTTGAAGCGACCTCGAATTAAACGCCAAGCATCCAAGCCCCAACGTAAGATGAGGGAAACAAAAATGAGCAGACCCTAGATCCTCCCCGAGTTGCTGGGGTTTGTGAGCTGGGGAGAGAAGTCGAGGCTACTTGTACTTTGGCGGGGGCGCCAGATGCGTGAGGAAGATACGCTGGGCTGGCTCAAGCCCGGGCAGGAGTGATTGAAACCTTCCCTGGAAGCGCTGGCCACCTTCactggcagggggaggggccgGCGGGGAGAAGCTGGAGAAGCAGGGGTGAGGGTCAGAACTTGGGAGGCCCGGCCAGGGCAAGCTGCTCAGTCCTGCCTTCCAGGGACAGGCCGCTGCCTGCCAAAGGGGCATGGCAGATGGAGCTGGGGAATGGGGAGCCTGGCGCTGGGCCCTGGCAGAAGGGTTCTGGTCGCCCTCCCAGCCTAAGTGGGCAGCCAGGGGtgggaggtgaggctgggccGCAGGAAAGTGGTCGTGTTGCCCATGAGGACTATTTATGACAGTGTCTGGGAGACATTCTGGGTGTCACAACTTGACATCTGCACCTGGGGCATAGAGTCAGCATCCTGGGGAAACAGCCTTGTTGATGCTGGCCTCACAGCGAACTCTTGTCTTATTCCACACACACTTTTGGTAAATGTTACCTCATTTCCCAGTAAtgagaaaaatttgaaaaagaccTGGGGCTGTGTACGTGAAAGTTTTTAGAAGCAGCCGTTTTGGGTTTAGCAAAGATTAAAAACATTCCATAGGAAAAATGGCAAAGAGCAGGCTTTTCCCAGAACATAGAAGAGCAGCGTGCGTGCATGCGTGCATGGGTGAGCATCGGTGGTAGAGGCCAAAGGTGCTCGGTGCCCTAAGGCGTCACTGTGCAAGGCTGGGAATTTAGCAAGAGCAGCGGTGAGGCTGAGCAATCGCAAGGTCTAAGCCATGAGCTCACTGTGATTGCTGGGGTAGGAAATGTGCAATTGGTTTACCAAGAGCTGAAGCTTGCCCTGTGGTGGCAGGGAGCTTGTGGCACCTCGGCCTGCAGGTCAGGCCCACACCTGCTATGTTTGGCCTGATCTTCCCGGCATACTGGGAGCCTCCAACTCCGGGGGCTGTTCCACCGCCCTTGCTTTTCCCGGATGGAACATCCCATCGGGAATTGGAAGACAACACGGGTACATGTCTGCGGTCAGAGAGACATTTGTCACCAGGAGATCAGGACAATGTGCCCCCTCCCCAAGGCTTCCagcgccgccccccccccccccgccagacCTGTGAGATCCTCACCCAGTCCCACCTGGCAGGAACTTCCCTGACCTCTGTCCCTTTCAGACATGCTTACAAGGACATTAAACACTGCCTGAAATCCCCAGAGATCTGTTTTCTCACATCCCCACCTCTGCTCCCCAGTGTCTGTGGTGCCCAGCCAAGCCAGTGCTGCCTACCCGCCACCTGATGCTTTCTGCAGCCCATGAGGCACCTCTGCCTAGGATGCAGCCTCATCCTCTTCCCTGGATGTCCTGGCCTTCAGCCTGACTCCAAGGTGGGCCCTGTGCCCATGACCCTCAAGGGCACTTTAGCCCCAATAATAAAAGCAGGGTTGGGCAGTGTAGGGCCCTGAATGCCAGTCTGGTCTTGGGTTCTGGGGCCTGCTGTAGAGTAGCAAAAAGTTCCCATTCCACCTCAGGACCCTCCTTTCAAACCCTGCTCCTAGCCTGGCCACTGGGTCTGAGCCCCTATCCTCCTGACTTCCGGAAGTGTAAGAAGGGTGGTGCCTGGGCACGCTGGCTCCAGCCATGGGCTCAGATCTCTCCCAAACCAGGGCCTCTCCATCCGTGTGACTCACCCAACCCCTTATGCTTCCTtggccagcccagccacagccgTCCAGCACCTGGTGACCAGGGCAGGCGCCTCGGGAACTGTGGCAACAATGGCTCACCACGAGCTGACTCAggcaggaaggggcaggaggaggtgggggcagggcaggcagctgtGTTTGTGTCCGCTCTGCAGCCCCTGCCTTCCAGGATTGCCAGGATTTAGCAAATAACAAGATGCACTGTTTCGGCTGAACTTCACAGGATGAACAGTTGAAACATGCAAGTATGTCAGATACTATAAGGGCCTTTTATGTGACAGGGCACCGGGCTCACAGATGGGCAGAGTCAGGACCCTATCAGAAGTGTACAAGATGCTGCGCTGCGAAGCTGCCTTTAGAACTCACTCCCGAGTTTCTGGTTGTGTCATGAGAATAACAAGTGGGCAGCGATTCCACCCTTCAAAGTTTGCAGTTATCATGAGGATAAAAGAAGTGACCAGGGGCCATGGCAGTGGCTCCATAGGCTAATCCTCCGGTGATAAGCaccaggtgctggttcatatcctggctgctctacttctgatccagctccctgctcgtggcctgggaaagcagtataggacggcccaaagccttgggacgctgcacctgtgtgggagacctggaagaagctactgacatctggtttcatattggctcagctctggtcattactgccatttgagaagaaaaccagcaaatggaaactctgtttctcctactctgtaaatttgccttttcaatttaaaaaaaaattttttttttttttttttgaggaaggaaggaaggccacCCTTCTAATGGCTTTTTGTTTCGATTGTAATCCTCATCCTAGGATGAGTTTTATCTCCACcattctcaagtggccacaatggctggagctgaaccaatttgaagccaggaagccaggagcctccttggggtctcccatgtgcagggtcccaaggctttgggctagcctcagctgctttcctaggccatagcagggaactggatgggaagtggggtgccagaattagaactggtatgtatatgggatcctggtgcgttcaaggcaaggactttggccactaggctaccatgccaggcccccatttttttttttttaagatttatttttattgggaaggcaggtcatatttatggagagaaggagagacagaaagatctttcatctgctggttcactccccaagtagccacagtgactAAAGCTGAGGACTTAAGTCGCtgggctaccgcgccaggccctgctgttcttttttttcccttccctaaCATTGTTCTTAAAAGACTCCCTTGGCCCTTCCACCCCACCACACCTTTGTGCCCTTCTCCCCACCACCAAGCTGGGATTCTTTCCCCTTGTGTCTGCCAtactggacaaaaaaaaaaaaaaacaaaaaacaaaaaacaaaaaccacctccCTTGGCCCCAtccctgtttctgcctctctgggaGCCCTTCTGGCGGCTGTGACAGAAGGCCTCTGCCTTATGCAAACCTTGCTTTGCTCACTGTGTAGCCCACAGGGAAATTCTGCTCCAAGGATAATGTTTTTGCTAaaaaatttttcacttgaaaaatatatttatttgcaaggcacacagaaacagagagcacccacctgctgctcactcctcagatgcctgcggcgacctgggcctgcagctgggaactccatccaggactcccacagcaGTGGCCGGCACCCTgtccctcctgctgcctcccagggttacattagcaggaatgctGGGTTCAGTAACcaagctgagattcaaacccaggtttatctgatgtgggatgctggtgtttaaaCCACTAAGCTAAACGTTTGTCCCTCCAAATCTGTCTTTCACTTGACGTTCAAGTATAATTGGGTATTCTGTATTTTATCTGGTGACTCAAGCTCCTAGGGATGCATGTGCCTGCTGCGGGGAAGCTGTGGCCTCCTGTGGGGTGGAATAGAGCCCAAGGGCCTCCCCAGCCAAGCTCTGGACTGCATCTGCTGGCATTCCTGGCAGCTCAATCCAGGGTGGCTATCAG includes the following:
- the GRN gene encoding progranulin is translated as METEVGGPACRRVVVREPTCGCYPEERGRRHIMWALVSWVALLAGLVAGTRCPDGQHCPVACCLDPGGRANYSCCSPVPDTSARMLSERLGRHCQIGAHCAYGHSCVLTISGTSSCCPFPEAVSCGDGRHCCPRGFHCSADGQACFQQSETTSVGAVQCPGSQFECPDSSTCCVMVDGSWGCCPMPEASCCEDRVHCCPHGAICDLVHTRCIMATGTQPLAKKIPARRTNRPVALMALPTSVTCPDGHSLCPDNSTCCELPSGKYGCCPMPNAICCSDHQHCCPQDTTCDLIRSKCISKENTTDLLTKLPAHTVQDVKCDMEVSCPDGYTCCRLASGAWGCCPFSQAVCCEDHIHCCPEGFKCHTEKGTCELGLQQVPWMEKVPASLSLPAPRALSSEVKVTCDPLTSCPTSSTCCPRASGQWGCCPVPEAVCCQDQHHCCPRGHTCTADGRCQWQNATTAATLPKTPARQAPPAHRPRDIGCDQHTSCPVGQTCCPSLGGGWACCQLPHAVCCEDHQHCCPAGYTCNVKARSCEKEVDSIQPAAHLLAGPREGAGDVECGAGRYCHNNQTCCRDSLGGWACCPYRQGSCCADRRHCCPAGYRCSSKGTKCLRRESPRWDMHLRDPTPKQLL